Proteins found in one Candidatus Neomarinimicrobiota bacterium genomic segment:
- a CDS encoding TonB-dependent receptor, with translation MSRIFNKTIVLLTLAGLLLLPVLSHAAQSGKIAGQVTNEAGNPLPGVNVIVEGTMLGAATDENGYYSILNVPPGTYELSVSMIGYEKVTIRNVNVNMGLTTIIDVTLRTQAVGMSEVVVVAEMPVVVRDISNSQLNINSEKIESLPINEVTDVIGLQAGAQGLTIRGGSSRQTSFIVDGIVMNDERSNNPYSSVSLSTVKEVQVQTGGFNAEYGNIRSGVINIVTSEGSKSSYNGSLSFQYKPAAPKHFGISPYDPMSYHNRPYLDDDVCWYGTDPDPENGYEPWDRFTRRQYPSFKGWIAISQETLSDDNPDNDLSPTGAQRVYRYNHRRQGDIKKPDYVGDFSFSGPVPVIGKKLGDLRFNLSYRDLQEMFYIPLSRDAYSENIGRLKLTSDISDATKLTLTGMYGEIHSSSTYNWTTTPTGDVVRSSYTLASLAKTKESLYVPYYYSPASIYRTIFGAKLNHIINSDSYYEVTLQMNKNIYNTFQGELRDTSKTVEVFPGYFMDETPYGYWGYGTGSIGDNIRTGGWMNLGRDNSVVTTYSARYDYTNQINRSNQIRTGFEFVLNDYDIKSFTSNPGMTTWNREQIYQVYPYRIGAYVQDKMEFEGFIANIGFRLDYSDANTDKYLLDSYDDFFKQGEGHLIEEEAPREDSKPAFALSPRLGISHPITENSKLYFNYGHFRSEPESTHRFRLQREYNGLVTSIGNPNLNFEKTVAYEIGYSQNLLDMFLVNIAAYYKDVTDQVGWITYQNINSSVRYSITDNNNYEDIRGIELTLDKRWGTWITGFVNYTYMVRSYGWFGYRRYYQDPNAMRAYLRDNPYQEKPHPRPYARANIDLHTPDQFGPAVGRVYPAGGWDASFLFTWNAGSQSTWNPTGVVGLTNNVKWVDTYNLNLRLTKSMSFEKFKLQLYMDVTNLLNTKFLSYNGIANTYDYNDYRESLHFDDQVYKDLGIGGIPGEDNLGVYRDWNTEFQPMRYLENITDDINADKTWYYIGNTNALVEEFPELFSSPDDISKTDRFVQRVEIEDPNNPGNMIEVWQKIDSNKAKKALEDKAYIDMPNLRFNTFANPRAVKFGIKIVF, from the coding sequence ATGAGCAGGATTTTCAATAAAACAATAGTTTTGCTTACCCTGGCGGGACTTCTGTTACTGCCTGTTTTATCTCATGCAGCCCAGTCAGGAAAAATTGCAGGTCAAGTCACCAATGAAGCCGGTAATCCCCTGCCGGGTGTTAATGTGATTGTTGAGGGGACCATGCTGGGGGCTGCTACGGATGAAAATGGGTATTATTCCATTCTGAATGTTCCTCCGGGAACCTATGAATTATCCGTATCAATGATTGGATATGAAAAGGTCACCATCCGGAATGTTAATGTAAACATGGGACTGACAACTATTATTGATGTGACCTTGAGGACACAGGCGGTGGGCATGTCCGAAGTGGTGGTTGTTGCCGAAATGCCGGTCGTGGTCCGGGATATTTCCAACAGCCAGCTGAATATTAATTCTGAAAAAATTGAGTCCCTACCCATTAATGAAGTAACAGACGTGATCGGACTCCAGGCAGGTGCCCAGGGACTGACAATCCGGGGAGGCAGTTCAAGACAAACATCTTTTATTGTGGATGGAATTGTCATGAACGATGAACGGTCCAATAACCCCTATTCCTCTGTCAGTTTGAGCACTGTAAAGGAAGTACAGGTCCAAACAGGAGGATTCAACGCAGAATACGGAAATATCCGCTCCGGTGTGATTAATATCGTGACCAGTGAAGGAAGCAAATCTTCTTACAATGGTTCTCTTTCTTTTCAATATAAACCGGCAGCTCCGAAACATTTCGGTATTTCTCCCTATGATCCCATGTCCTATCATAACAGACCCTATCTTGATGATGACGTGTGCTGGTATGGAACGGATCCTGATCCGGAAAACGGGTATGAACCGTGGGACCGTTTCACCCGGCGTCAATACCCTTCTTTTAAAGGATGGATTGCCATATCCCAGGAAACATTGTCTGATGATAATCCGGACAATGATCTTTCACCTACAGGCGCCCAGCGTGTGTATCGCTATAACCACAGACGCCAGGGTGACATTAAAAAACCGGATTATGTAGGAGATTTTTCTTTTAGCGGTCCTGTGCCGGTTATTGGCAAAAAGCTGGGTGATTTGCGGTTCAATCTATCCTACCGCGATCTCCAGGAAATGTTCTATATACCTCTTTCAAGAGATGCCTATTCAGAAAATATCGGCCGCTTAAAACTGACTTCCGATATTTCAGACGCTACAAAGTTGACATTAACAGGGATGTATGGAGAAATCCATTCCTCCTCTACTTATAACTGGACAACGACTCCCACTGGAGATGTGGTCCGTTCGTCCTATACCCTGGCAAGTCTGGCTAAAACCAAGGAATCACTCTACGTACCCTATTATTACAGCCCCGCTTCCATTTACCGGACTATTTTCGGAGCCAAACTTAACCATATCATCAATTCTGATTCCTATTATGAAGTAACCCTTCAGATGAATAAGAATATCTATAATACATTTCAGGGAGAACTTCGGGATACTTCCAAAACGGTTGAAGTTTTCCCCGGATATTTTATGGATGAGACCCCTTATGGATATTGGGGTTATGGAACCGGCTCTATTGGGGATAACATCCGTACCGGCGGATGGATGAACCTTGGCCGGGACAATTCAGTGGTTACCACTTATTCTGCCCGGTATGATTATACAAATCAAATTAACCGATCTAATCAGATTCGTACCGGTTTTGAGTTTGTTCTTAATGACTATGATATCAAATCTTTTACGTCTAATCCGGGTATGACCACCTGGAACCGTGAACAAATTTACCAGGTTTACCCCTATCGAATCGGAGCTTATGTTCAGGATAAAATGGAATTTGAAGGATTTATCGCGAATATTGGTTTCAGGCTTGACTATTCCGATGCCAATACCGATAAATACCTTCTCGATTCCTATGACGACTTTTTCAAACAGGGTGAAGGGCATCTCATTGAAGAAGAAGCTCCCCGGGAAGATTCCAAACCGGCCTTTGCCCTGAGTCCGCGCCTTGGTATTTCCCATCCCATTACGGAAAATTCAAAGCTCTATTTCAATTATGGGCACTTTCGCTCTGAACCAGAATCTACCCACCGTTTCCGTCTGCAAAGAGAATATAACGGACTCGTAACATCCATCGGAAATCCCAATCTGAATTTTGAAAAGACAGTTGCTTATGAGATTGGTTATTCACAAAACCTTCTTGATATGTTCCTGGTGAATATTGCGGCATACTATAAAGATGTGACCGATCAGGTGGGCTGGATTACATATCAGAATATTAATAGTTCTGTCCGCTATTCGATAACCGACAATAATAACTATGAAGATATCCGCGGTATCGAGCTCACACTGGATAAACGCTGGGGAACCTGGATTACAGGTTTTGTAAACTATACATACATGGTGCGCTCTTACGGATGGTTCGGTTATCGGCGCTACTATCAGGATCCCAATGCCATGCGGGCCTATCTGAGGGATAACCCCTACCAGGAAAAACCCCATCCCCGACCCTATGCCAGGGCGAATATTGACCTCCATACCCCAGATCAGTTCGGACCGGCAGTGGGGAGAGTTTATCCTGCAGGCGGCTGGGATGCCAGTTTCCTTTTTACCTGGAACGCCGGAAGCCAGTCAACCTGGAATCCAACAGGGGTCGTAGGCCTTACAAACAATGTAAAATGGGTGGATACTTATAACCTGAATCTCAGGTTGACGAAATCCATGAGTTTTGAAAAATTTAAACTACAGCTCTATATGGATGTGACAAATCTTCTGAATACAAAATTCCTCAGCTATAATGGTATTGCCAATACCTATGATTATAATGATTATCGCGAATCTCTCCACTTTGACGACCAGGTTTATAAGGATCTTGGAATCGGCGGTATTCCCGGAGAGGATAATCTCGGTGTTTACCGTGATTGGAATACGGAATTTCAACCCATGAGGTATCTGGAAAATATCACTGATGATATCAATGCGGATAAAACCTGGTATTACATTGGAAATACCAATGCATTGGTTGAAGAATTTCCCGAACTCTTTTCATCCCCTGATGATATATCAAAAACCGACCGTTTTGTACAACGTGTAGAAATTGAAGATCCAAATAATCCGGGAAATATGATTGAAGTATGGCAAAAAATAGATTCCAATAAAGCAAAGAAAGCTTTGGAAGATAAAGCATATATTGATATGCCGAATCTCAGGTTCAACACCTTTGCCAATCCCAGAGCGGTAAAATTTGGAATTAAAATCGTCTTTTAA
- a CDS encoding PorV/PorQ family protein has protein sequence MRKYTACVLALLFLCASFATGAEKKLAQTGYQFLSVNSDARAAALAGAMTTVEMGSASLFYNPATMANMSSRIDAMASQNTWIADIKHNTFSLALNPSQNKYGVIGVTAHVVDYGEMQGTMVWSNDKGYVDTHIFNPSAMLLGVGYAKALSAQFSIGGQLKYTAQQFGKSNVQMTDSLITQKYKTNAVAMDFGTLFNTGFRDVKFGMTIRNFSNEIKYIDESFQLPLTFSIGITANLMNFIPVEMPNHNVDIYVDWAHPRSYPEYLNLGIEYSFVRKFFLRYGFEQNRDESGSSFGFGLNAFGMIFDYSYTPMKTFDDIQRFTLRVSL, from the coding sequence ATGAGAAAATATACAGCATGTGTGCTAGCTCTGCTGTTCTTATGTGCATCATTTGCGACAGGCGCCGAAAAGAAACTGGCTCAAACCGGTTATCAGTTCCTGTCCGTGAATTCAGATGCCCGGGCAGCGGCACTGGCGGGAGCCATGACCACTGTGGAAATGGGTTCCGCGTCTTTGTTCTACAATCCGGCGACTATGGCCAATATGTCTTCAAGAATCGACGCCATGGCAAGTCAAAATACCTGGATTGCCGATATCAAGCACAATACATTCAGCCTGGCTCTGAATCCGTCTCAAAATAAATACGGGGTTATCGGTGTTACGGCTCATGTGGTGGATTACGGCGAAATGCAGGGGACCATGGTCTGGTCCAATGATAAGGGATATGTGGATACCCATATATTTAACCCCTCGGCTATGCTCTTGGGTGTTGGATATGCTAAAGCTCTGTCCGCACAATTCTCTATTGGCGGACAGTTAAAGTATACAGCCCAACAGTTTGGAAAGAGCAATGTGCAAATGACGGACAGTCTGATTACCCAAAAATATAAAACTAATGCTGTAGCTATGGACTTCGGTACCCTGTTCAATACGGGATTCCGGGATGTCAAGTTTGGTATGACGATCCGGAATTTCTCCAACGAGATAAAATACATCGATGAAAGTTTCCAGTTGCCCCTTACCTTCTCTATTGGGATAACAGCGAATCTGATGAATTTTATTCCCGTTGAAATGCCAAATCATAATGTGGATATCTATGTAGACTGGGCTCACCCCAGGTCTTATCCCGAATACCTGAACCTGGGTATTGAATACAGTTTTGTAAGGAAATTCTTCCTTCGCTACGGTTTCGAACAAAATCGGGATGAAAGTGGATCCAGTTTTGGATTTGGCCTGAATGCCTTCGGGATGATTTTTGATTACAGTTATACCCCCATGAAAACATTTGACGATATTCAGAGATTTACCCTGAGAGTATCTCTCTAG